Genomic DNA from Haloarcula marina:
CGGTGGCGTGCTGTCTCCTCACCGCCGGGTGCACCGGCCTCATCGGGCCCGCCCAGTCGACCGGCGGCGCGACGGTGACGCCCGCGCCAGTCCCCCCCGAACCGCCCGCCCGGGTCGCCCCGGGACTGACCGAGGCCGGAGTCACCGACACGAACGCGCTGGCACGCGCGCACGTCCGGCAGTTGGGCAACGCCTCCTACACGCTCCGGCACACCCGAACCGTCGAAACGGCCGACGGGACGCTCCGCCTCCGCGAGGTAACCACCGGCGAGTTCGGGCCGAACTACCGCGAGTTCGTCGCCGTCCGAACGCTCACCGGAGCGAGCGTCTCCGAACGAACGATTCGGACCCGCTGGAGCGAGGGACGGGCGATACAGGAGACGACCGTCGGCAACACGACTCGGCGAGCCATCGTCGCCGACGGCCGCGGCATCGGCGCGCCGCCGCTTCCCCCGCGGGAGGCGCTCTTCTTCGAACCGACTTTCAACGGCCGCATCGCCGCGCTGTTCGACGGTGCGAACGTCACCGGCGTCACTCGGACGCGCGAGGAAGTGATGCAGACCTATCGCGCGCCCGTCTACCGCGTCGAAGCGGACGGCGCAACCGACCGCTCGAAGTTCCCGGTCGTCCCCGCCGAGCGCGTCGGTGACGTGGGTTTCACCGCCGTCGTCGGCCCCAGCGGCGTCGTCTACGGCTACGGGACCCAGTACACCGTCCTCCGCAACGGAACGACGCTGCATATCACCGAGTCCCTGCGGTACAGCGACGTGGGGTCGACGGACCCGGACTTCTCGTAGCTCAACCGCGGTTTGAGCGACCACGAAGCACTTGTCCCCCGCGGCGGTGCCGCCTCTATGAACCGCCGCTCGTACATCGCCCTCCTGAGTTCGGCCCTCGGCGCTGGCTGTAGCGCCTCGTCGGCCGACGGCGACGGCACTCCCGACACGCCGAGAGGGCGCTCAGACACCGCGACGCCCGCCGAGGAGTCGACGGTCGAAACGCCGCCGTCGCCCACCGAAACCGACGAGGCGGGCGTCGGCGACAGCGCCGATACCGTCGAGACGATTCCGGTCGGCACCCGAGAGGGCGTCGAGAATCCCGACGACAACCGCCCGCACGACGTGGTCGTCTGGAACGCCGCGAACCGCCCGCGGGAACTGGCCGTGAGCATCGTCGCGCGCGACGGCGGCCCCCGCGTCGCACGACGGTTCCGGTTCGCCGCCGACGCCGCCCGCCGGTTCGAACTCCGCACGCCGGTCGCCTACGACGTGACGGTTCGCGTCCCCGTCGACGGCCGCCAACACTCCTTCGAGGTCGGCCGCAACTGGTTCGACTGCAACAGTTCGGGACACCGGGTTCGGGTGCCCGGGACTGGTCCGATAACTGCCACCGCGGGGTCGACGACGCTGTACTGTGGGGAACCCGCGACCGAGTAGCCCCGACGGCGCGGTCCGGTTCCTCCGCGGCGAACGACTGGCGCGCGGACGGTGCGACTAGAGAAGAAAGCCCCGTCGGCCTTTCGGGCCGCCCGAACAGACTTCGCGCCGTGAACGGACGAGGCCGCGATTGTGCTCACAGTGTTGCGTGGGTCGCCAACCATCGACCCGCAACGTGGCGACTCGACTGCGTCGTCGTCAGAAAAACCGTCCGTCAGAAAAACCGTCCGTCAGAAACAGCGGGAGTACGGTTCAAAGAGCGGGGTCACTTCGCTCCCCGCTCGCTTGTTCGGAGAGCCTCGCTACGTCGCCTCTCCTACATCATGCCGCCCATGCCGCCGCCCATGCCGCCCATACCGCCGGGGGCGCCACCGGGGCCGCCGGGGCCGCCTTCGTCGCCGCCACCGGACGTCGAGAGGTCGCCGGCGGCGATGATGTCGTCGATTTTGAGCACGAGGTTCGCGGCTTCGGCCGCCGAGGAGACCGCCTGGGTCTTGGCGTGGGCCGGTTCGACGACACCGGCTTCCAGCGTGTCCTCCACGTCGCCGGTGAAGACGTTCAGGCCAGCGCTGACCTGCCCGTCCTCGTGGGCGGCCCGCAGGTCGACGAGCGTGTCGATGGAGTCCAGCCCGGCGTTCTCTGCGAGGGTGCGCGGGATGATTTCGAGCGCGTCGGCGAAGGCCTCGACGGCGAGCTGTTCGCGGCCCTCGACGCCGTCGGCGTAGTCGCGCAGGCGAGCGGCGACTTCGACTTCGGGGGCGCCGCCGCCGCCGAGCACCGCGCCGTTGGCGACGGTGGAGGCGACGACGTCGAGTGCGTCAGTGACGCCGCGTTCGAGTTCGTCGACGACGTGGTCGGTCGAGCCACGGAGGAGGAGCGTGACGCCGTGTGCGTCCTCGCCGCCCTCGATGTAGAACAGGCCCTCGTTCTCGTCGCGGGAGATGGAGCCGTGACCGAGGTCGTCTTCGCTGGCCGAGTCGAGGTCCGAGACGACGCTCGCACCGAGGACTTCCTTCAGGAACTCGATGTCGGACTTCTTGGCCCGCTTGATCGCGAGGATGCCCTTCTCGGCGAGGTAGTGCTGGGCCATGTCGTCGATGTTCTTCTGGCAGATGAGGACGTTCGCGCCGGTCGCTTCGACCTTGTCGACGAGGTCCTTGATCTGCTGTTCTTCCTGGTCGAGGAAGTTCTGGAGCTGGCTCGGGTCGTCGACGGAGAGCTGGGCGTCGACTTCCGTCTCTTCGAGTTCGATGGCGGTGTCCATCAGGAGCACCTTCGCGTCGTCGACCGAGGTCGGCATCTCCTCGTGGACGGGG
This window encodes:
- the thsB gene encoding thermosome subunit beta; translated protein: MQGQPMIILGEDSQRMKDKSAQEHNISAARAVAESVRSTLGPKGMDKMLVSSMGDVTVTNDGVTILTEMDIDNPTASMIVEVAETQEDEAGDGTTSAVAIAGELLKNAEDLLEQDIHPTAIIKGFDMAAKEAKKEINDIATDVDPDDEELLKKVAETSMTGKGAELNKELLAQIIVDAVNAVTVEAEDGSVIADLEYLNIETQTGSSAGNSELLEGAVVDKDPVHEEMPTSVDDAKVLLMDTAIELEETEVDAQLSVDDPSQLQNFLDQEEQQIKDLVDKVEATGANVLICQKNIDDMAQHYLAEKGILAIKRAKKSDIEFLKEVLGASVVSDLDSASEDDLGHGSISRDENEGLFYIEGGEDAHGVTLLLRGSTDHVVDELERGVTDALDVVASTVANGAVLGGGGAPEVEVAARLRDYADGVEGREQLAVEAFADALEIIPRTLAENAGLDSIDTLVDLRAAHEDGQVSAGLNVFTGDVEDTLEAGVVEPAHAKTQAVSSAAEAANLVLKIDDIIAAGDLSTSGGGDEGGPGGPGGAPGGMGGMGGGMGGMM